From Dioscorea cayenensis subsp. rotundata cultivar TDr96_F1 chromosome 13, TDr96_F1_v2_PseudoChromosome.rev07_lg8_w22 25.fasta, whole genome shotgun sequence, the proteins below share one genomic window:
- the LOC120274930 gene encoding cytochrome P450 81Q32-like, translating into PNPNPPSPPGLPLIGHLHLLKHPIHRALAQLSDLHGPILLLRFGSRPVLLISSSSGAEECFTVNDITFANRPRLLSGKHLGYNYRILIWASYGPHWRNLRRITTLEVLSTTRVLSSFHLRSDEVFFLVKTLLHDYSGPGFHFTELKTKFFGLTYNIIMRMLANKRYYGDADESSSEAGKEFRELTKETFILSGTSNAADFLPVARWFDIGGHERRLKRLMRRKNKFFQGLIEEHRMKKESRSQGMDSSPAGRSTVIDLLLSMQERDPEHYDDDMIKGFIDLMLVAGTDTSASTMEWTMSLLLNNPQTLEKLRAEIDANVSQGSLLQEADFPKLPYLHAVINESMRMYPASPFLFPHESSQDCTVGGFNVPSGTMILVNVWKIHRDPELWEEPDKFKPERFLRTNSSDQKISNEVMKEGLKMMLFGMGRRRCPGEGLAMKMVLLVIGTLVQCFEWERVGDEEVDMSEGIGLTMPKARPLEAMFKPRESLNTLLMNKL; encoded by the exons cctaaccctaatccacCAAGCCCTCCTGGTCTCCCACTCATTGGCCACCTTCATCTTCTCAAACATCCCATCCACAGAGCACTAGCCCAACTCTCAGACCTCCATGGCCCCATACTTCTTCTCCGCTTCGGCTCTCGCCCTGTACTcctcatctcctcctcctccggcGCCGAAGAGTGCTTCACCGTCAACGACATCACCTTCGCCAACCGTCCCCGTCTTCTCTCCGGCAAGCACCTTGGCTACAACTACCGCATACTAATCTGGGCCTCCTACGGCCCTCACTGGCGTAACCTCCGCCGGATCACCACCCTCGAAGTCCTCTCCACTACCCGGGTTCTCTCCTCCTTCCACCTTCGCTCCGACGAGGTCTTCTTCCTCGTCAAAACCCTCCTCCATGACTACTCCGGGCCGGGCTTCCACTTCACCGAGCTCAAGACCAAGTTCTTTGGCCTCACGTACAACATCATCATGAGGATGTTAGCTAACAAGAGGTACTACGGCGATGCCGATGAGAGCTCATCGGAGGCAGGGAAGGAGTTCAGGGAGCTCACCAAGGAGACGTTCATCCTCTCCGGGACGTCCAACGCCGCCGATTTTCTTCCGGTGGCGAGGTGGTTTGACATTGGAGGCCATGAGAGGAGGTTGAAGAGATTGATGAGAAGAAAGAACAAGTTCTTTCAGGGCCTCATAGAGGAGCATAGGATGAAGAAGGAATCCAGATCCCAAGGCATGGATAGCTCACCGGCGGGAAGATCAACGGTCATCGACCTCCTCCTCTCCATGCAAGAACGTGACCCAGAGCATTATGATGATGACATGATCAAGGGCTTCATTGat TTAATGTTGGTAGCGGGGACGGACACGTCAGCATCAACAATGGAATGGACAATGTCTCTTTTGTTAAACAATCCTCAAACACTGGAAAAACTAAGAGCTGAGATTGATGCAAATGTGAGTCAAGGTTCATTGTTACAAGAAGCTGATTTCCCAAAGCTTCCATACTTGCATGCTGTGATAAACGAGTCAATGAGAATGTATCCAGCTTCGCCATTTCTGTTTCCTCATGAATCATCTCAAGATTGCACTGTGGGTGGGTTTAATGTTCCCAGTGGAACAATGATACTAGTGAATGTTTGGAAGATACATAGAGACCCAGAGTTGTGGGAGGAGCCAGATAAGTTCAAGCCTGAGAGGTTTCTTAGAACAAATTCTAGTGATCAGAAGATCAGCAATGAGGTTATGAAAGAAGGGTTGAAGATGATGCTGTTTGGGATGGGACGGCGAAGGTGTCCCGGTGAAGGGCTGGCGATGAAGATGGTGTTGTTGGTGATAGGGACTCTGGTGCAATGCTTTGAATGGGAGAGAGTTGGAGATGAAGAGGTGGATATGAGCGAAGGAATTGGGTTGACCATGCCCAAGGCTAGGCCTTTGGAAGCCATGTTTAAGCCAAGGGAGTCTTTGAATACTCTTCTCATGAATAAGctttga
- the LOC120274931 gene encoding cytochrome P450 81Q32-like, with product MEDLYFSITTLSFILLLISLLIIIKNNHNNKENPNPNPPSPPGLPFIGHLHLLKHPIHRTLAHLSDLHGPILLLRFGSRPVLLVSSYSGADECLTVNDLTFANRPRFLSGKHLGYNYRTLVLASYGPLWRNLRRITTLEVLSTTRILSSSYIRSDEVLSLVKTLLSEYTGPGFHFTELETKFFGLACNIIMRMIANKRYYGDGHESSSEAAKEFKEVTSDTLVLSGMSNTADFLPVVRWFGIGGHERELKRLMKRKNKFSQGLIDEHRMKKESESQSVESSPTVIDLLLSMQERDPEHYDDDMIKGFIDLMMVAGTDTSAATTEWTMSLLLNNPETLGKLRAEIDANVSQEGPLLQEADFPKLPYLHAVINESLRMYPAGPLLLPHESSQDCTVGGFNVPSGTMLLVNAWKIHRDPELWEEPEKFKPERFLRTNNDQKSSTDEVVKEGLKMMPFGMGRRRCPGEGLAMKVVPLVVGTLVQCFKWERVGEEEVDMSEGTGLSLPKAKPLEAMFMPRECFASLLNKL from the exons ATGGAGGACCTCTACTTCTCCATAACAACTCTCTCCTTCATCCTTCTCCTTATTTCTctactcatcatcatcaaaaacaatcataataacaaggaaaaccctaaccctaatccacCAAGCCCTCCTGGTCTCCCTTTCATTGGCCACCTTCATCTTCTCAAACATCCCATCCACCGAACACTAGCCCATCTCTCTGACCTCCATGGCCCCATCCTTCTCCTCCGCTTCGGTTCCCGCCCTGTTCTCCTCGTCTCCTCCTACTCCGGCGCCGACGAGTGCTTAACCGTCAACGACCTCACCTTTGCCAACCGTCCCCGTTTCCTCTCCGGCAAGCATCTCGGCTACAACTACCGGACACTAGTCTTGGCCTCCTACGGTCCTCTCTGGCGCAACCTCCGCCGGATCACCACCCTCGAAGTCCTCTCCACCACCCGGATCCTCTCCTCCTCCTACATCCGTTCCGACGAGGTCCTCTCCCTAGTCAAAACCCTCCTCAGTGAATACACCGGCCCTGGCTTCCACTTCACTGAGCTTGAGACCAAGTTCTTTGGCCTCGCTTGCAATATCATCATGAGGATGATAGCCAACAAGAGGTACTACGGCGACGGCCATGAGAGCTCGTCGGAGGCCGCGAAGGAGTTCAAGGAGGTCACCAGTGACACACTCGTCCTCTCTGGTATGTCCAACACCGCTGACTTTCTTCCGGTGGTTCGGTGGTTTGGCATTGGAGGCCATGAGAGGGAGTTGAAGAGATTGATGAAGAGAAAGAACAAGTTTTCTCAAGGCCTCATTGACGAGCACAGGATGAAGAAGGAATCCGAATCCCAAAGCGTGGAGAGCTCACCGACGGTCATCGACCTCCTCCTCTCCATGCAAGAACGTGACCCGGAGCACTATGACGATGACATGATCAAGGGTTtcattgat TTAATGATGGTAGCGGGGACGGACACGTCAGCAGCAACTACAGAATGGACAATGTCTCTTTTGCTAAATAATCCAGAAACACTGGGAAAACTAAGAGCTGAGATTGATGCAAATGTAAGTCAAg AGGGGCCATTGTTACAAGAAGCTGATTTCCCAAAGCTTCCATATTTGCATGCAGTGATAAATGAGTCACTGAGAATGTATCCAGCTGGGCCATTACTACTTCCCCATGAATCATCTCAAGATTGTACTGTGGGTGGGTTTAATGTCCCTAGTGGAACAATGTTGCTAGTGAATGCATGGAAGATACATAGAGATCCAGAGTTGTGGGAGGAGCCAGAGAAGTTTAAGCCTGAGAGGTTTCTTAGAACAAATAATGATCAGAAGAGTAGTACTGATGAGGTTGTCAAAGAAGGGTTGAAGATGATGCCGTTTGGGATGGGAAGGCGAAGGTGTCCCGGTGAAGGGCTGGCGATGAAGGTGGTGCCGTTGGTGGTCGGGACTCTGGTGCAATGTTTTAAATGGGAGagagttggagaagaagaggtggATATGAGTGAAGGAACTGGGTTGAGCTTGCCCAAGGCTAAGCCTTTGGAAGCCATGTTTATGCCAAGGGAATGTTTTGCTAGTCTTCTCAATAAGCTTTGA